A section of the Pectinophora gossypiella unplaced genomic scaffold, ilPecGoss1.1 Pgos_39, whole genome shotgun sequence genome encodes:
- the LOC126381180 gene encoding uncharacterized protein LOC126381180 translates to MEGGPNLQKDLQAMILLWRKFEFVYTADIEKFYRQILVQEQDQHLQKIVWRESTSQPISDYQLCTVTYGTKAAPYLAMRTIAQLVQDDGHKYPLATDILNKQLYVDDLLGGCNNIQEAKEAQQQIINILIGGGFKLRKWDSNNNQLLEHLPNDVISQNMFDFKHAETNKTLGLSWNPRTDQFTFLSVIQTRDEMRPTTKRTLLSSISKIFDPLGWLSPITIKGKLLFQKVWAINLAWDDVLPEEVQQEWNTLQEDIHNIAEIKIPRWMGDTNKPIELHGFCDASEKAYACVIYCKSVTNDNKRIVKLVAGKTKLSPLNKTMSLPRLELCGALLLAKLMKKVIDTINIQTGTITIHGWTDSMVVLGWLQGEIGRWKTFVANRVTEIKDVMPSHCWRHVKSEDNAADCASRGLLPSQVLKHDLWWEGPKWLKTINMEHQPTMTYEPVTDEEKKLKVFTINSNSQPTLVESLLNNHSSVGKVTRILSWVLRFIHNLRNKNNKTTSNLNVNEIQNAQYFIIRAVQHKHFNKEFEQLSNENKLPRKSPLLNLNPWIDQHGILRVGGRITLSNLEEQNKHPMIIPSKDRLGTLLIDWAHKMTLHGGARLTLTYLRNQYWPLGGMTAVKKELHKCIKCLRFGALSKNQIMADLPRPRVTPSRPFTHTGVDLAGPVDVKSNKGRGIATTKGYIVIFICMSTKAVHIELVSDQSSITFLAAFKRLCARRGTPKHMYSDCGTNFVGAAHSLKREQTEALKHYLPSEVMEDLTNCDVEWHFNAPSWPTAGGLWEAAVKRMKHHLKRVLGEQKLTFEEFATLLTQIESCINSRPLVALTNSIEDLDCLTPGHFLTGDQTLAPPLSEEVENISLGTRWKLTEKMHKDFWRRWSAEYLQSLQTRSKWHYAGKDFQVGDLVIIKEDHVPPARWLLGRVILTHPGNDGHVRVVTLKTKNSDGVKRPTSKLIRLPIDSQEPETQKTNINHSQDTDEAQNANNQQKQRKPKTNKGTFSNLYNILYILLTTFCISVTAKEIPRKMEVTTLNHNQPLYFDKVADMQLIQDEWKMVIYYNLSIYWHSLTNIEYHVTMLDDLSKDEPAFKPLTSQLRHEVKELQHYSTILKTEHGRRYRRGLIDGVGYVANSLFGVLDERFASKYDEDIKTIQTNENHLLNLYKQHTSIIEGEHNIIKRNEEMMVKQFSSISEQMSDLNNLIQGEQRKAMHITAAALTANLIIDNLRRLQQQLLDLLKSQMTSRCHVSVVNKTAFAKCINFQECMYDLQTS, encoded by the exons ATGGAGGGCGGCCCTAATCTCCAAAAGGACTTACAAGCTATGATATTATTATGGAGAAAGTTTGAATTCGTATATACAGCTGATATTGAGAAGTTTTACCGCCAAATATTAGTTCAAGAACAGGATCAACATTTACAGAAAATAGTGTGGCGGGAATCTACATCTCAACCTATTTCAGATTACCAACTGTGTACAGTCACATACGGGACTAAGGCCGCTCCTTACCTTGCCATGCGAACCATCGCCCAACTAGTGCAGGACGACGGACACAAGTACCCATTAGCCACGGATATTTTGAACAAACAGCTGTATGTCGATGACTTACTCGGCGGCTGCAATAACATACAAGAAGCTAAAGAAGCACAACAACAAATAATTAACATCCTAATCGGCGGCGGTTTTAAGTTACGTAAATGGGACAGTAACAACAACCAACTCCTTGAACATTTACCGAACGATGTGATAAGTCAAAATATGTTTGACTTTAAACACGCTGAAACAAATAAAACGCTCGGCCTGTCGTGGAATCCGCGTACCGatcaatttacatttttaagcGTCATACAGACACGCGATGAGATGCGGCCAACAACAAAACGCACATTATTATCGAGCATATCTAAAATCTTTGACCCGCTCGGTTGGCTGTCTCCTATAACAATTAAAGGCAAGCTCCTGTTTCAAAAAGTATGGGCTATAAACTTGGCCTGGGATGATGTACTTCCGGAGGAAGTGCAGCAGGAGTGGAACACGCTACAAGAAGATATACACAACATTGCCGAAATAAAAATTCCTCGGTGGATGGGCGATACTAATAAGCCTATAGAACTACACGGATTTTGTGACGCATCGGAGAAAGCATACGCATGCGTCATCTACTGTAAATCCGTGACTAACGATAACAAACGTATAGTAAAATTAGTGGCAGGGAAGACAAAATTATCACCACTCAATAAAACTATGTCGCTCCCACGGCTGGAGTTATGCGGTGCATTATTGCTCGCTAAACTAATGAAAAAAGTCATAGACACAATAAACATTCAGACAGGAACAATTACAATACATGGGTGGACCGATTCAATGGTAGTTCTGGGTTGGTTGCAGGGAGAAATTGGACGTTGGAAAACGTTTGTTGCCAACCGAGTGACTGAGATTAAAGATGTCATGCCATCACATTGCTGGAGACACGTGAAGTCAGAGGACAATGCCGCGGACTGCGCTAGCCGAGGACTATTGCCTTCTCAGGTGCTTAAACATGACTTATGGTGGGAAGGTCCGAAATGGCTCAAAACCATCAACATGGAACACCAACCAACGATGACATATGAACCTGTCACGGATGAAGAGAAAAAACTAAAGGTTTTCACTATCAACTCTAACTCCCAACCAACGCTCGTCGAGTCCCTTCTAAACAATCACAGCTCTGTGGGGAAGGTGACGCGCATACTGTCTTGGGTATTACGTTTCATTCATAATCTAcggaacaaaaataataaaactacatcGAACTTGAATGTGAATGAAATCCAAAACGCGCAATACTTTATTATCAGGGCTGTGCAACACAAACATTTCAACAAAGAATTTGAACAACTTTCTAACGAAAATAAACTACCACGGAAAAGTCCACTGTTGAACTTGAATCCTTGGATTGATCAGCACGGCATATTGAGAGTCGGCGGCAGAATTACCCTTTCAAACCTGGAAGAGCAAAACAAACATCCTATGATCATACCTAGTAAGGATCGATTGGGTACTCTCCTGATTGACTGGGCACACAAAATGACCTTGCATGGTGGGGCAAGGCTTACACTAACTTACCTGCGGAACCAATACTGGCCGCTTGGCGGCATGACGGCTGTcaaaaaagaactacacaaATGCATCAAGTGCCTGCGCTTTGGAGCTCTCAGTAAAAACCAGATAATGGCTGACCTGCCAAGACCCCGCGTCACGCCATCACGCCCCTTCACACATACCGGGGTAGATTTGGCCGGACCTGTGGATGTAAAATCTAACAAAGGCAGAGGCATAGCAACAACCAAGGGGTACATAGTGATCTTCATTTGCATGTCTACCAAGGCCGTTCATATAGAGCTGGTATCTGATCAAAGCTCTATAACATTTTTGGCTGCTTTCAAACGACTGTGTGCTCGTCGTGGAACTCCAAAACACATGTACAGTGACTGTGGCACCAATTTCGTTGGAGCTGCCCACAGCCTGAAACGAGAACAGACAGAAGCTTTAAAACATTACTTACCTTCGGAAGTTATGGAAGACCTCACGAACTGCGACGTCGAATGGCATTTTAACGCTCCTTCATGGCCAACAGCAGGCGGTTTGTGGGAAGCAGCAGTTAAACGAATGAAACATCATTTGAAGAGGGTGTTAGGGGAGCAGAAGTTAACATTCGAAGAGTTCGCTACTCTATTAACACAAATTGAGTCTTGTATTAACTCGCGGCCCCTAGTCGCGTTAACAAACAGCATTGAAGATTTGGACTGTCTTACACCTGGACATTTCCTAACTGGAGACCAAACATTAGCCCCTCCGCTTTCGGAAGAGGTAGAAAACATTAGCCTGGGAACACGCTGGAAGCTCACGGAAAAAATGCATAAAGATTTCTGGCGAAGGTGGTCCGCAGAATATCTTCAATCCTTACAAACACGAAGCAAATGGCATTACGCTGGAAAGGATTTCCAAGTCGGTGATCTCGTGATCATCAAGGAGGATCATGTACCGCCAGCTCGTTGGCTGCTGGGCAGGGTCATTCTGACTCATCCTGGTAATGATGGCCATGTGCGCGTGGTAACTCTGAAAACTAAAAACAGTGATGGAGTCAAGCGTCCGACCAGCAAACTGATCCGATTGCCCATTGACTCACAGGAACCTGaaacacaaaaaacaaacattaatcaCAGTCAAGACACAGATGAAGCACAAAACGCCAACAATCAACAAAAACaacgtaaacctaaaacaaacaAGGGAACATTCAGCAACTTATATAATatcttatacatattattaacaaCATTCTGCATCTCTGTAACCGCAAAAGAAATACCACGGAAAATGGAAGTGACAACCCTAAATCACAATCAACCGCTTTACTTTGATAAGGTTGCTGATATGCAACTGATACAAGACGAGTGGAAAATGGTCATTTATTACAACTTATCTATTTACTGGCATAGTTTAACAAACATCGAGTACCATGTAACCATGTTGGATGACTTGAGTAAGGACGAACCGGCCTTCAAACCGTTGACATCTCAGTTAAGACATGAAGTAAAGGAGCTTCAACATTACAGCACGATTCTGAAAACCGAGCATGGCAGACGATATAGAAGAGGTCTCATTGACGGGGTGGGCTACGTGGCTAACTCGTTATTCGGTGTGCTCGACGAACGATTCGCCTCCAAATATGATGAAGACATTAAAACGATTCAAACCAATGAGAACCATCTACTCAACTTATATAAACAGCACACTTCGATTATTGAGGGAGAACACAACATTATAAAACGAAACGAAGAGATGATGGTCAAACAGTTCTCAAGCATTAGTGAACAAATGTCTGACTTGAACAACCTAATCCAGGGTGAACAAAGGAAGGCTATGCACATTACTGCAGCAGCCCTTACAGCCAACTTGATTATCGACAATTTAAGACGCTTACAACAGCAACTACTTGATCTG CTCAAATCCCAAATGACGTCACGCTGCCATGTATCAGTAGTCAACAAGACTGCATTCGCGAAATGTATAAACTTTCAAGAGTGCATGTACGACTTACAGACTTCTTGA